A DNA window from Vanacampus margaritifer isolate UIUO_Vmar chromosome 19, RoL_Vmar_1.0, whole genome shotgun sequence contains the following coding sequences:
- the med23 gene encoding mediator of RNA polymerase II transcription subunit 23 isoform X1 gives MVEEAFAGMCMDSPEDERTKLVSCLGAFRQYWGTLPQESHEQCVQWIVRFTHSQHSPKRISFLYDCLAMAVETNLLPPRMVCAALISSDNLEWERTQLWALTFGLIRKIIGGVDYKGVRDLLKAVLDKIQTIPITVSSGIVRQLLTAREVVEYILDRNACLLPAYFAVTEIRKLYPEGQLSHWLLGSLISDFVDSFRPTARINSICGRCSLLPVVNNSGAICNSWKLDPTTLRFPLKGMLPFDKDLFEPQTGLLRYVLEQPYSREMVCNMLGLSKQTLNIGQQKQRCPVLEEQLVDLVVYAMERSETEEHFDADVGGTSQLLWQHLSSQLIFFVLFQFASFPHMVLSLHQKLAGRGLIKGRDHLMWVLLQFISGSIQKNALADFLPVMKLFDLLYPEKECIPVPDINKPQSTHAFAMTCIWIHLNRKAQGDSDLQIPIPHSLKLHHEFLQQSLRNKSLGMSDYKIALLCNAYSTNSDCFSVPMGVLVETIYGTQSMRINLPGTNCMALGSFTPLPMNLLDSVTVHAKMSLIHSIATRVIKLAHAKSSVALAPALVETYSRLLVYMEIESLGIKGFISQLLPNVFKSHAWGILHTLLEMFSYRMHHIQPHYRVQLLSHLHSLAAVPQTNQNQLHLCVESTALRLITALGSSEVQPQFTRFLNDPKTVLSVESEELNRALILTLARATHVTDFFTGSDSIHGTWCKDILQTIMNFTPHNWAAHTLSCFPAPLQAFFKQNNVPQEPRFNLKKNVEEEYRKWKSMTNEEDIITHFSMQGSPPFFLCLLWKMLLETDHINQIGYNVLERIGARALVAHMRTFADFLVYEFSTSPGGPQLNKCIEILNDMVWKYNIVTLDRVILCLAMRSHERNEAQVCYFIIQLLLLKSDDFRNRVNDFVKENAPEHWLQSDWHNKHMSYHKKYPEKLYFEGVAEQLNPPMQVQHQYMPIYFGNVCLRFLPVFDIVIHRFLELIPVSKSLETLLDHLGGLYKFHDRPVTYLYNTLHYYERHLRDRTSLKRKLVHAIMLSLKDNRTPGWCLSETYLKFGMNQRDDNVWTPDDTYYCKLIGRLVDTMAGKSPGPFPNCDWRFNEFPNPAAHALHVTCVELMALAVPGKDVGNALLNVVLKSQPLVPRENITAWMNAIGLVITALPEPYWIVLHDRIVTVMSSPALTSETAWPRDPFALLDFTACHQSYSEINCGYVLALAHAVWHHSSIGQLSLIPKFLSETLKPVVQTEFQLLYVYHLVGPFLQRFQQERTRCMLEIGVAFYEMLQLVDQHCQHLNYMDAICDFLYHIKYMYTGDSVKEQVEKIIMTLRPAMKLRLRFITHSSKTDTSSAAAVASSSSAAAAAQPVPVSVAPAAVTSAPQPLSAAASMASATASPCASSQHAHASM, from the exons ATGGTGGAGGAGGCCTTTGCTGG GATGTGCATGGACAGTCCGGAGGATGAGCGGACAAAGTTGGTCAGTTGTCTTGGAGCCTTCCGGCAATACTGGGGAACTCTGCCTCAg GAGTCTCATGAgcagtgtgtgcagtggattgTACGATTCACACACAGCCAGCACAGTCCCAAAAGAATATCCTTCCTCTACGACTGCCTGGCCATGGCTGTGGAGACCAATCTCTTGCCACCAAG GATGGTTTGCGCTGCTCTGATCAGCTCGGACAACTTGGAGTGGGAAAGGACTCAACTGTGGGCCCTGACCTTCGGACTCATACGAAAGATTATCGGAGGGGTGGACTACAAG GGCGTTCGGGACCTTCTGAAAGCCGTGCTGGATAAAATCCAGACCATTCCCATCACTGTCAGCTCGGGCATTGTGCGGCAGCTGCTGACAGCCAGAGAG GTGGTGGAGTACATCTTGGATAGGAACGCCTGCCTCCTGCCTGCCTACTTTGCCGTCACAGAGATCCGAAAACTGTATCCAGAGGGACAACTGTCGCACTGG CTTCTCGGCAGCTTGATATCAGATTTTGTGGACAGTTTTCGACCCACTGCCAGAATCAACTCCATCTGTG GTCGTTGCAGCCTTTTGCCGGTGGTGAACAACAGTGGCGCCATCTGCAACTCCTGGAAGCTGGACCCCACCACGCTGCGCTTCCCACTCAAAGGCATGCTGCCCTTCGATAAG GACCTGTTTGAGCCGCAGACAGGCCTGCTGCGCTATGTGCTGGAGCAGCCTTATTCCAGAGAAATGGTGTGCAACATGTTGGGACTCAGCAAACAG ACTCTGAACATTGGCCAG CAAAAGCAGCGCTGTCCCGTGTTGGAGGAGCAGCTGGTGGACCTGGTGGTGTACGCCATGGAGCGCTCCGAGACCGAGGAGCACTTTGACGCCGACGTGGGCGGCACCAGCCAGCTCCTGTGGCAGCATCTCTCGTCGCAGCTCATCTTCTTCGTCCTCTTCCAGTTCGCCAGCTTCCCGCACATGGTGCTCTCGCTGCACCAGAAG CTTGCAGGAAGGGGTCTTATCAAAGGGAGGGACCACCTGATGTGGGTCTTGCTGCAGTTCATATCGGGAAGCATCCAGAAGAACGCCTTGGCCGACTTCCTCCCTGTCATGAAGCTCTTTGACCTGCTGTATCCCGAAAAAGAG TGCATTCCCGTTCCGGACATTAACAAGCCTCAGTCCACCCACGCCTTCGCCATGACCTGCATCTGGATCCACCTCAACCGCAAGGCTCAAGGCGACTCGGACCTGCAGATTCCCATCCCGCACTCTCTGAAACTGCACCATGA GTTCCTGCAGCAATCGTTGCGCAACAAATCCCTGGGCATGTCGGACTACAAGATCGCCCTGCTGTGCAACGCCTACAGCACCAACTCGGACTGCTTCAGCGTGCCCATGGGCGTCCTGGTGGAGACCATCTACGGCACGCAGTCCATGCGGATCAACCTGCCGGGCACCAACTGCATGGCGCTGGGCTCCTTCACGCCGCTGCCCATGAACCTGCTGGACTCGGTCACCGTGCACGCCAAGATGAG TCTGATCCACAGCATCGCCACGCGGGTCATCAAGCTGGCTCACGCCAAGTCCAGCGTCGCCCTGGCGCCGGCCTTAGTGGAGACGTACAGCAGACTGTTGGTCTACATGGAGATCGAATCGCTGGGCATTAAAGGCTTCATTA GCCAGCTGCTGCCCAACGTGTTCAAGTCCCACGCGTGGGGGATCCTTCACACCCTGCTGGAGATGTTCAGCTACCGCATGCACCACATCCAGCCGCACTACCGCGTCCAGTTGCTCAGTCACCTGCACAGTCTGGCTGCCGTGCCGCAGACCAACCAGAACCAGCTGCATCTCTG TGTGGAGAGCACGGCCTTGCGCCTGATCACGGCGCTGGGCAGCTCGGAGGTGCAGCCGCAGTTCACCCGCTTCCTCAACGACCCCAAAACGGTTCTGTCGGTGGAGTCGGAGGAGCTGAACCGAGCGCTTATCCTCACCCTGGCCAGAGCCACGCACGTCACCG ATTTCTTCACAGGCTCCGACTCCATCCACGGCACGTGGTGCAAAGACATCCTCCAGACCATCATGAACTTCACCCCTCACAACTGGGCGGCGCACACCCTCTCCTGCTTCCCGGCGCCACTGCAG GCCTTCTTCAAGCAGAACAACGTCCCTCAGGAGCCGCGCTTCAACCTGAAGAAGAACGTAGAGGAGGAATACCGCAAGTGGAAGTCCATGACCAACGAGGAGGACATCATCACGCACTTCTCCATGCAGGGCTCGCCACCGTTCTTCCTCTGCCTGCTGTGGAAAATGCTGCTGGAGACCGACCACATCAACCAGATCGGCTACAA CGTCCTGGAGCGAATCGGGGCGCGCGCTCTGGTGGCCCACATGCGCACATTTGCCGACTTCCTGGTCTACGAGTTCTCCACGTCGCCCGGCGGGCCGCAGCTCAACAAGTGCATCGAGATCCTCAACGACATGGTGTGGAAATACAACATCGTCACGCTGGACAGGGTCATCCTGTGTCTG GCGATGCGGAGCCACGAGCGCAACGAGGCTCAGGTGTGCTACTTCATCatccagctgctgctgctcaagTCGGACGACTTCCGCAACAGGGTCAACGACTTTGTCAAGGAGAACGCCCCGGAGCACTGGCTGCAGAGCGACTGGCACAACAAGCACATGAGCTACCACAAG AAATACCCGGAGAAGTTGTATTTCGAGGGCGTGGCGGAGCAGCTGAACCCGCCCATGCAGGTGCAGCACCAGTACATGCCCATCTACTTTGGCAACGTGTGCCTGCGCTTCCTGCCCGTCTTCGACATCGTCATCCACCGCTTCCTGGAGCTCATCCCCGTCTCCAAGTCGCTGGAGACCCTCCTGGACCATCTGGGCGGACTCTACAAGTTCCACG aCCGTCCAGTGACTTACCTGTACAACACCCTGCACTATTACGAGCGCCACCTGAGGGACAGAACCAGCCTGAAGAGGAAGCTGGTGCACGCCATCATGTTGTCACTCAAG GACAACCGGACCCCCGGCTGGTGCCTGAGCGAGACCTACCTGAAGTTCGGCATGAACCAAAGAGACGACAACGTGTGGACGCCCGACGACACGTACTACTGCAAGCTGATTGGACGGCTGGTGGACA CCATGGCGGGCAAGTCGCCGGGTCCGTTCCCCAATTGCGACTGGAGGTTCAACGAGTTCCCCAACCCGGCGGCTCACGCGCTGCACGTCACCTGCGTGGAGCTGATGGCGCTCGCCGTGCCCGGGAAGGACGTGGGCAACGCGCTCCTCAACGTCGTCCTCAAGAG CCAACCTCTCGTGCCCCGAGAGAACATCACAGCCTGGATGAACGCCATCGGACTCGTCATCACCGCTTTGCCG GAACCGTACTGGATCGTGCTGCACGACCGCATCGTGACGGTGATGAGCTCGCCGGCGCTGACGTCGGAGACGGCGTGGCCGCGGGACCCCTTCGCCCTGCTGGACTTCACCGCTTGCCACCAGAGCTACAGCGAGATCAACTGCGGCTACGTGCTGGCGCTGGCGCACGCCGTCTGGCACCACTCGTCCATCGGGCAGCTGTCGCTCATTCCCAA ATTCCTCTCGGAGACGCTTAAGCCGGTGGTCCAGACTGAGTTCCAGCTGCTGTATGTGTACCACCTGGTCGGACCTTTCTTGCAGCGCTTCCAGCAGGAGAGGACGCGATGCATGCTGGAG ATCGGCGTGGCCTTCTACGAGATGCTGCAGCTGGTGGACCAGCACTGTCAGCATCTCAACTACATGGACGCCATCTGCGACTTCCTCTACCACATCAAGTACATGTACACGGGCGACAGCGTCAAGGAGCAG GTGGAGAAAATCATCATGACCCTTCGGCCGGCCATGAAGCTTCGTCTTCGCTTCATCACGCACAGCAGCAAGACGGACACGTCTTCGGCCGCCGCAGTTGCCTCGTCGTcttcggccgccgccgccgcgcagCCCGTCCCCGTCTCTGTGGCTCCCGCCGCCGTCACCTCCGCGCCTCAGCCTTTATCTGCCGCCGCCTCGATGGCGTCCGCCACCGCCTCACCTTGCGCGTCGTCGCAGCACGCGCATGCCTCCATGTAA
- the med23 gene encoding mediator of RNA polymerase II transcription subunit 23 isoform X2 — MVEEAFAGMCMDSPEDERTKLVSCLGAFRQYWGTLPQESHEQCVQWIVRFTHSQHSPKRISFLYDCLAMAVETNLLPPRMVCAALISSDNLEWERTQLWALTFGLIRKIIGGVDYKGVRDLLKAVLDKIQTIPITVSSGIVRQLLTAREVVEYILDRNACLLPAYFAVTEIRKLYPEGQLSHWLLGSLISDFVDSFRPTARINSICGRCSLLPVVNNSGAICNSWKLDPTTLRFPLKGMLPFDKDLFEPQTGLLRYVLEQPYSREMVCNMLGLSKQQKQRCPVLEEQLVDLVVYAMERSETEEHFDADVGGTSQLLWQHLSSQLIFFVLFQFASFPHMVLSLHQKLAGRGLIKGRDHLMWVLLQFISGSIQKNALADFLPVMKLFDLLYPEKECIPVPDINKPQSTHAFAMTCIWIHLNRKAQGDSDLQIPIPHSLKLHHEFLQQSLRNKSLGMSDYKIALLCNAYSTNSDCFSVPMGVLVETIYGTQSMRINLPGTNCMALGSFTPLPMNLLDSVTVHAKMSLIHSIATRVIKLAHAKSSVALAPALVETYSRLLVYMEIESLGIKGFISQLLPNVFKSHAWGILHTLLEMFSYRMHHIQPHYRVQLLSHLHSLAAVPQTNQNQLHLCVESTALRLITALGSSEVQPQFTRFLNDPKTVLSVESEELNRALILTLARATHVTDFFTGSDSIHGTWCKDILQTIMNFTPHNWAAHTLSCFPAPLQAFFKQNNVPQEPRFNLKKNVEEEYRKWKSMTNEEDIITHFSMQGSPPFFLCLLWKMLLETDHINQIGYNVLERIGARALVAHMRTFADFLVYEFSTSPGGPQLNKCIEILNDMVWKYNIVTLDRVILCLAMRSHERNEAQVCYFIIQLLLLKSDDFRNRVNDFVKENAPEHWLQSDWHNKHMSYHKKYPEKLYFEGVAEQLNPPMQVQHQYMPIYFGNVCLRFLPVFDIVIHRFLELIPVSKSLETLLDHLGGLYKFHDRPVTYLYNTLHYYERHLRDRTSLKRKLVHAIMLSLKDNRTPGWCLSETYLKFGMNQRDDNVWTPDDTYYCKLIGRLVDTMAGKSPGPFPNCDWRFNEFPNPAAHALHVTCVELMALAVPGKDVGNALLNVVLKSQPLVPRENITAWMNAIGLVITALPEPYWIVLHDRIVTVMSSPALTSETAWPRDPFALLDFTACHQSYSEINCGYVLALAHAVWHHSSIGQLSLIPKFLSETLKPVVQTEFQLLYVYHLVGPFLQRFQQERTRCMLEIGVAFYEMLQLVDQHCQHLNYMDAICDFLYHIKYMYTGDSVKEQVEKIIMTLRPAMKLRLRFITHSSKTDTSSAAAVASSSSAAAAAQPVPVSVAPAAVTSAPQPLSAAASMASATASPCASSQHAHASM, encoded by the exons ATGGTGGAGGAGGCCTTTGCTGG GATGTGCATGGACAGTCCGGAGGATGAGCGGACAAAGTTGGTCAGTTGTCTTGGAGCCTTCCGGCAATACTGGGGAACTCTGCCTCAg GAGTCTCATGAgcagtgtgtgcagtggattgTACGATTCACACACAGCCAGCACAGTCCCAAAAGAATATCCTTCCTCTACGACTGCCTGGCCATGGCTGTGGAGACCAATCTCTTGCCACCAAG GATGGTTTGCGCTGCTCTGATCAGCTCGGACAACTTGGAGTGGGAAAGGACTCAACTGTGGGCCCTGACCTTCGGACTCATACGAAAGATTATCGGAGGGGTGGACTACAAG GGCGTTCGGGACCTTCTGAAAGCCGTGCTGGATAAAATCCAGACCATTCCCATCACTGTCAGCTCGGGCATTGTGCGGCAGCTGCTGACAGCCAGAGAG GTGGTGGAGTACATCTTGGATAGGAACGCCTGCCTCCTGCCTGCCTACTTTGCCGTCACAGAGATCCGAAAACTGTATCCAGAGGGACAACTGTCGCACTGG CTTCTCGGCAGCTTGATATCAGATTTTGTGGACAGTTTTCGACCCACTGCCAGAATCAACTCCATCTGTG GTCGTTGCAGCCTTTTGCCGGTGGTGAACAACAGTGGCGCCATCTGCAACTCCTGGAAGCTGGACCCCACCACGCTGCGCTTCCCACTCAAAGGCATGCTGCCCTTCGATAAG GACCTGTTTGAGCCGCAGACAGGCCTGCTGCGCTATGTGCTGGAGCAGCCTTATTCCAGAGAAATGGTGTGCAACATGTTGGGACTCAGCAAACAG CAAAAGCAGCGCTGTCCCGTGTTGGAGGAGCAGCTGGTGGACCTGGTGGTGTACGCCATGGAGCGCTCCGAGACCGAGGAGCACTTTGACGCCGACGTGGGCGGCACCAGCCAGCTCCTGTGGCAGCATCTCTCGTCGCAGCTCATCTTCTTCGTCCTCTTCCAGTTCGCCAGCTTCCCGCACATGGTGCTCTCGCTGCACCAGAAG CTTGCAGGAAGGGGTCTTATCAAAGGGAGGGACCACCTGATGTGGGTCTTGCTGCAGTTCATATCGGGAAGCATCCAGAAGAACGCCTTGGCCGACTTCCTCCCTGTCATGAAGCTCTTTGACCTGCTGTATCCCGAAAAAGAG TGCATTCCCGTTCCGGACATTAACAAGCCTCAGTCCACCCACGCCTTCGCCATGACCTGCATCTGGATCCACCTCAACCGCAAGGCTCAAGGCGACTCGGACCTGCAGATTCCCATCCCGCACTCTCTGAAACTGCACCATGA GTTCCTGCAGCAATCGTTGCGCAACAAATCCCTGGGCATGTCGGACTACAAGATCGCCCTGCTGTGCAACGCCTACAGCACCAACTCGGACTGCTTCAGCGTGCCCATGGGCGTCCTGGTGGAGACCATCTACGGCACGCAGTCCATGCGGATCAACCTGCCGGGCACCAACTGCATGGCGCTGGGCTCCTTCACGCCGCTGCCCATGAACCTGCTGGACTCGGTCACCGTGCACGCCAAGATGAG TCTGATCCACAGCATCGCCACGCGGGTCATCAAGCTGGCTCACGCCAAGTCCAGCGTCGCCCTGGCGCCGGCCTTAGTGGAGACGTACAGCAGACTGTTGGTCTACATGGAGATCGAATCGCTGGGCATTAAAGGCTTCATTA GCCAGCTGCTGCCCAACGTGTTCAAGTCCCACGCGTGGGGGATCCTTCACACCCTGCTGGAGATGTTCAGCTACCGCATGCACCACATCCAGCCGCACTACCGCGTCCAGTTGCTCAGTCACCTGCACAGTCTGGCTGCCGTGCCGCAGACCAACCAGAACCAGCTGCATCTCTG TGTGGAGAGCACGGCCTTGCGCCTGATCACGGCGCTGGGCAGCTCGGAGGTGCAGCCGCAGTTCACCCGCTTCCTCAACGACCCCAAAACGGTTCTGTCGGTGGAGTCGGAGGAGCTGAACCGAGCGCTTATCCTCACCCTGGCCAGAGCCACGCACGTCACCG ATTTCTTCACAGGCTCCGACTCCATCCACGGCACGTGGTGCAAAGACATCCTCCAGACCATCATGAACTTCACCCCTCACAACTGGGCGGCGCACACCCTCTCCTGCTTCCCGGCGCCACTGCAG GCCTTCTTCAAGCAGAACAACGTCCCTCAGGAGCCGCGCTTCAACCTGAAGAAGAACGTAGAGGAGGAATACCGCAAGTGGAAGTCCATGACCAACGAGGAGGACATCATCACGCACTTCTCCATGCAGGGCTCGCCACCGTTCTTCCTCTGCCTGCTGTGGAAAATGCTGCTGGAGACCGACCACATCAACCAGATCGGCTACAA CGTCCTGGAGCGAATCGGGGCGCGCGCTCTGGTGGCCCACATGCGCACATTTGCCGACTTCCTGGTCTACGAGTTCTCCACGTCGCCCGGCGGGCCGCAGCTCAACAAGTGCATCGAGATCCTCAACGACATGGTGTGGAAATACAACATCGTCACGCTGGACAGGGTCATCCTGTGTCTG GCGATGCGGAGCCACGAGCGCAACGAGGCTCAGGTGTGCTACTTCATCatccagctgctgctgctcaagTCGGACGACTTCCGCAACAGGGTCAACGACTTTGTCAAGGAGAACGCCCCGGAGCACTGGCTGCAGAGCGACTGGCACAACAAGCACATGAGCTACCACAAG AAATACCCGGAGAAGTTGTATTTCGAGGGCGTGGCGGAGCAGCTGAACCCGCCCATGCAGGTGCAGCACCAGTACATGCCCATCTACTTTGGCAACGTGTGCCTGCGCTTCCTGCCCGTCTTCGACATCGTCATCCACCGCTTCCTGGAGCTCATCCCCGTCTCCAAGTCGCTGGAGACCCTCCTGGACCATCTGGGCGGACTCTACAAGTTCCACG aCCGTCCAGTGACTTACCTGTACAACACCCTGCACTATTACGAGCGCCACCTGAGGGACAGAACCAGCCTGAAGAGGAAGCTGGTGCACGCCATCATGTTGTCACTCAAG GACAACCGGACCCCCGGCTGGTGCCTGAGCGAGACCTACCTGAAGTTCGGCATGAACCAAAGAGACGACAACGTGTGGACGCCCGACGACACGTACTACTGCAAGCTGATTGGACGGCTGGTGGACA CCATGGCGGGCAAGTCGCCGGGTCCGTTCCCCAATTGCGACTGGAGGTTCAACGAGTTCCCCAACCCGGCGGCTCACGCGCTGCACGTCACCTGCGTGGAGCTGATGGCGCTCGCCGTGCCCGGGAAGGACGTGGGCAACGCGCTCCTCAACGTCGTCCTCAAGAG CCAACCTCTCGTGCCCCGAGAGAACATCACAGCCTGGATGAACGCCATCGGACTCGTCATCACCGCTTTGCCG GAACCGTACTGGATCGTGCTGCACGACCGCATCGTGACGGTGATGAGCTCGCCGGCGCTGACGTCGGAGACGGCGTGGCCGCGGGACCCCTTCGCCCTGCTGGACTTCACCGCTTGCCACCAGAGCTACAGCGAGATCAACTGCGGCTACGTGCTGGCGCTGGCGCACGCCGTCTGGCACCACTCGTCCATCGGGCAGCTGTCGCTCATTCCCAA ATTCCTCTCGGAGACGCTTAAGCCGGTGGTCCAGACTGAGTTCCAGCTGCTGTATGTGTACCACCTGGTCGGACCTTTCTTGCAGCGCTTCCAGCAGGAGAGGACGCGATGCATGCTGGAG ATCGGCGTGGCCTTCTACGAGATGCTGCAGCTGGTGGACCAGCACTGTCAGCATCTCAACTACATGGACGCCATCTGCGACTTCCTCTACCACATCAAGTACATGTACACGGGCGACAGCGTCAAGGAGCAG GTGGAGAAAATCATCATGACCCTTCGGCCGGCCATGAAGCTTCGTCTTCGCTTCATCACGCACAGCAGCAAGACGGACACGTCTTCGGCCGCCGCAGTTGCCTCGTCGTcttcggccgccgccgccgcgcagCCCGTCCCCGTCTCTGTGGCTCCCGCCGCCGTCACCTCCGCGCCTCAGCCTTTATCTGCCGCCGCCTCGATGGCGTCCGCCACCGCCTCACCTTGCGCGTCGTCGCAGCACGCGCATGCCTCCATGTAA